The proteins below come from a single Longimicrobium sp. genomic window:
- the mtgA gene encoding monofunctional biosynthetic peptidoglycan transglycosylase has product MNDRKPPHHVHQDPDATLLWEPPARPGAPAPEAAAPPRTRRARVWRVVKWVLWGLLAYYLFCVLLLVVYRFVPPPTTGVRIERRIQALVAGREYEARREWVPLAELPRHLPRAVVAAEDGRFWQHRGFDFKEMMNAQREAAGGVRFRGASTLTQQLMKNLFGCTCRNPVRKLYDLALTPAAELILGKNRILELYANEVEWGDGVYGVGEAAREHYDVSARRLTRTQSAGLAALLPNPRERTPRNTPEYRREILRRMSFRGW; this is encoded by the coding sequence ATGAACGACAGGAAGCCGCCCCATCACGTGCACCAGGACCCCGACGCGACGCTGCTCTGGGAGCCACCCGCCCGGCCGGGCGCGCCGGCGCCCGAAGCCGCGGCGCCGCCTCGCACGCGGCGCGCGCGCGTGTGGCGCGTGGTGAAGTGGGTGCTCTGGGGGCTGCTGGCGTACTACCTGTTCTGCGTCCTGCTCCTGGTCGTCTACCGCTTCGTGCCGCCGCCCACCACGGGCGTGCGCATCGAGCGCCGCATCCAGGCGCTCGTCGCCGGGCGCGAGTACGAGGCGCGGCGGGAGTGGGTGCCCCTCGCGGAGCTGCCTCGCCACCTGCCCCGCGCCGTCGTCGCGGCGGAGGACGGGCGCTTCTGGCAGCACCGCGGCTTCGACTTCAAGGAGATGATGAACGCCCAGCGCGAGGCGGCCGGCGGCGTGCGCTTCCGCGGCGCGTCCACGCTCACGCAGCAGCTGATGAAGAACCTGTTCGGCTGCACCTGCCGCAACCCGGTGCGCAAGCTGTACGACCTGGCGCTCACCCCCGCCGCGGAGCTGATCCTGGGCAAGAACCGGATCCTGGAGCTGTACGCCAACGAGGTGGAGTGGGGCGACGGCGTCTATGGCGTGGGCGAGGCGGCGCGGGAGCACTACGACGTGAGCGCCCGCCGCCTGACGCGCACGCAGTCCGCGGGCCTCGCAGCGCTCCTCCCCAACCCGCGCGAGCGCACCCCCCGCAACACCCCCGAGTACCGCCGCGAGATCCTGCGCCGCATGAGCTTCCGCGGCTGGTGA